Proteins from a single region of Abyssalbus ytuae:
- a CDS encoding efflux transporter outer membrane subunit, translating to MKYIIKITNFFLAFFGVFFIYGQEKPVSEWKWHISPGDDVVLYIGNDTITQSALPITNEERWWESFGYGTLNTLEQTALTNNLDLKIAVAKLKQARANKNIALSTLFPGVRLEPSFTRQEFSANRPNPFGGQLSQVTLNTYEAPLTVSYELDVFGKNINSVEASNLVYKATEENRKQVLLEITTEVAGNYFLLIQLDAEIDLMINTEKTRLDNLDIASTRYNAGLVSQIDELRAKTELASVQAQLKNIRKLRAEIELILGELIGEDVSTFKIAPTKIRYLPPNVEFMRKDSLSLSRPDLRAARLMIESGEKILSNQKKQLLPSFYLNGAYGYLSGNSDNLIERDSRAWFAGITASLPLFEGGRKRAEIKLRRSELEEKQRDYEQALLQAYRQVENAFSNLHWIREQLLAQQEFVVAARDVSGLTNERYRKGLVNYIDVVDAERQVLEAERLSVQLFGQELTERVNLIKAMALYPQPETE from the coding sequence GTGAAATATATAATTAAAATAACGAACTTTTTCTTAGCATTTTTTGGTGTGTTTTTCATTTACGGGCAGGAAAAACCTGTTTCGGAATGGAAGTGGCATATTTCGCCGGGAGATGATGTGGTACTTTACATTGGCAATGATACCATAACCCAAAGTGCATTGCCCATTACCAACGAAGAGCGGTGGTGGGAGTCTTTTGGATACGGAACCTTAAATACCCTGGAGCAAACAGCCCTTACAAACAACCTCGATTTAAAAATAGCGGTAGCAAAACTAAAACAAGCCAGGGCCAATAAAAATATTGCCCTTTCTACCCTGTTTCCCGGTGTACGTTTGGAACCATCTTTTACAAGGCAGGAGTTTTCTGCCAACCGGCCCAATCCATTCGGAGGACAGTTAAGCCAGGTTACCCTGAATACTTATGAAGCTCCGCTTACTGTATCTTACGAACTTGATGTTTTTGGAAAGAATATTAACAGTGTTGAAGCCAGCAACCTGGTTTATAAAGCTACGGAAGAAAACAGAAAACAGGTGTTACTGGAAATTACTACCGAGGTGGCCGGTAATTATTTTTTGCTGATACAACTGGATGCCGAAATAGATTTGATGATAAATACGGAGAAAACCAGGCTTGATAACCTCGATATAGCTTCCACCCGGTACAATGCCGGACTGGTAAGCCAAATAGACGAGCTCAGGGCTAAAACCGAATTGGCTTCCGTACAGGCGCAGTTAAAGAACATCAGGAAACTACGCGCAGAAATAGAACTCATACTGGGAGAACTCATTGGAGAAGATGTAAGTACATTCAAAATTGCCCCTACAAAGATCAGGTATTTACCTCCCAATGTAGAATTTATGAGAAAAGATTCTCTTTCTTTAAGCAGGCCCGATTTAAGGGCGGCCAGGTTAATGATTGAGTCCGGTGAAAAAATATTGAGTAATCAAAAGAAACAATTATTGCCCTCTTTTTACCTTAACGGGGCATACGGGTATCTGTCGGGAAATTCAGATAATCTTATTGAGCGTGATAGCAGGGCCTGGTTTGCCGGAATTACAGCTTCACTTCCGCTTTTTGAAGGCGGCAGGAAACGGGCAGAGATTAAATTAAGGCGTAGCGAACTGGAGGAAAAACAAAGGGATTATGAACAGGCATTGCTACAGGCATACAGGCAGGTGGAAAATGCTTTTTCAAATTTGCATTGGATACGGGAGCAACTTTTGGCCCAACAGGAGTTTGTGGTTGCTGCCAGGGATGTATCCGGGCTTACCAACGAACGTTACCGTAAAGGCCTTGTAAATTATATTGATGTGGTAGATGCAGAAAGACAGGTGTTGGAAGCAGAACGGCTTAGCGTACAGCTTTTTGGACAGGAGCTAACGGAACGCGTTAATCTTATAAAAGCCATGGCGCTTTATCCGCAACCTGAAACAGAATAA
- a CDS encoding efflux RND transporter permease subunit, with translation MKFTHNFIKRPILSIVISIILMILGGLAYFSLPVSQYPEVAPPTIVVTATYPGASAETISKTVATPLEQEINGVEGMIYMLSQATNDGLLNLTISFKQGVDVDQAQVLVQNRVSIAEPRLPEQVRRLGITTQKSSPDLMLVIHMISPDNSYDQTYLANYANFQIIDKISRIDGVGNVRMFGGDQYSMRIWLNPDKMASMDMTPNEVLSALRAQNVQVAGGTLNQQPLTDQNAFEINIQTQGRLDSKDEFEDIIVRNGDGGQLVKVKDIGRVELGSASYATRGYLDKYPAVALPVFQRPGSNALETADAIIATMEEVSKDFPKGVEYRIAYNPTEFIAQSIDEVGGTIYEAVLLVVLVIILFLQTWRAAIIPILAIPVSLIGTFAVMQAVGYSLNNLTLFGLVLAIGIVVDDAIVVVENMERNLSEGMGVAEAARKTMSEVGGALIAMGLVLVAVFLPTIFLQGISGAFYSQFGVTVAVATMISVFVSLTLSPAIAAIVMKKHKEEPSPRTNTARFGFVPKFFARFNKLMDWVSMKYGKITERFIQKRKLVLFVYIGLILLTVFAFYRVPTGFIPEQDQGYFINVIQLPPGSSLERTDKVIQKAIDSVLTVDGVKNAVAFTGFDGATFTNASNSGVIFTALEDFETRKKKGIRFKTLQQQLTAKMAPFDDAFTVVIAPPSVRGIGNAGGFKMMLQDREGVGMQQLLQAGYQLMGAANQDPALSSVFTFFNTSSPQLFFDLDKERAQTLGIPIEEISSAMEVYMGSAFVNDFNMQGKTFRVTAQADGQYRYTPQDLTRIRVRNKNGEMVPLSAVGELKDISGPARVPRYNLYPALALSGSVNAGYSSGEALEAMERLADQVLPEGIDYEWTELAYQQKATGNTAGIAFGLAVLFVFLLLAAQYESWVLPLAVILIVPMCLLSSMTGVGIVGMDNNILTQIGLVVLVGLASKNAILIVEFAKQLEDRGYSLEEAAKEAARLRLRPILMTAFAFILGVIPMVLATGAGAEMRRSLGTAVFSGMLGVTFFGLLFTPVFYVLCRKIGIKKTKAIELK, from the coding sequence ATGAAATTCACTCATAATTTTATTAAAAGGCCTATACTCTCCATTGTTATTTCCATAATCTTAATGATTCTTGGCGGGTTAGCCTATTTTTCACTTCCGGTTTCTCAATATCCGGAAGTCGCTCCTCCCACAATTGTGGTAACCGCTACATATCCGGGAGCGAGTGCGGAAACTATTTCAAAAACCGTGGCTACTCCCCTCGAACAGGAAATCAACGGGGTAGAAGGGATGATTTACATGTTATCACAGGCCACTAACGATGGTTTGTTAAATCTCACCATTTCGTTTAAACAGGGTGTTGATGTAGACCAGGCCCAGGTGCTGGTGCAAAACAGGGTATCTATTGCAGAGCCCAGGCTGCCGGAACAGGTAAGGCGACTGGGAATAACCACTCAGAAAAGCTCTCCCGATCTTATGCTGGTAATTCATATGATTTCACCGGATAACTCGTATGATCAGACTTATCTGGCCAATTATGCCAACTTCCAGATTATAGACAAGATCTCCCGTATTGATGGAGTAGGTAATGTGCGTATGTTCGGAGGCGATCAGTATTCCATGAGAATATGGCTTAACCCGGATAAAATGGCAAGTATGGATATGACCCCTAATGAGGTGCTCAGTGCATTGAGGGCTCAGAATGTACAAGTGGCGGGTGGTACCCTCAATCAACAACCGCTTACTGATCAGAATGCCTTTGAAATTAATATTCAAACCCAGGGGAGACTGGACAGCAAAGATGAATTTGAAGATATAATTGTTAGAAACGGTGATGGTGGACAACTGGTAAAAGTAAAAGATATAGGGCGGGTGGAACTTGGTTCCGCCAGTTATGCCACCAGGGGATACCTGGATAAATATCCGGCAGTAGCGCTTCCTGTTTTTCAAAGGCCCGGAAGTAATGCCCTGGAAACAGCCGATGCTATTATAGCCACCATGGAAGAAGTCTCTAAGGATTTTCCCAAAGGAGTAGAGTACCGCATTGCCTATAATCCCACAGAATTTATTGCCCAGTCTATTGATGAGGTAGGAGGAACCATATATGAAGCAGTCCTGTTGGTGGTGTTGGTAATAATACTGTTCCTGCAAACATGGAGGGCAGCCATTATTCCCATTCTTGCCATTCCGGTATCACTCATTGGCACCTTTGCAGTAATGCAGGCCGTTGGTTATTCTCTTAATAACCTGACGCTGTTCGGGTTGGTACTGGCAATAGGAATTGTGGTAGATGATGCTATTGTAGTGGTAGAAAATATGGAACGGAACCTTAGCGAAGGGATGGGTGTGGCAGAAGCAGCCAGGAAGACCATGAGCGAAGTAGGAGGTGCTTTAATAGCTATGGGGCTGGTATTGGTGGCAGTATTCCTTCCTACCATTTTCCTTCAGGGAATTAGTGGGGCCTTTTACAGCCAGTTCGGAGTTACAGTGGCTGTGGCTACCATGATTTCAGTATTCGTTTCCTTAACCCTGAGTCCGGCAATTGCAGCCATAGTAATGAAGAAGCATAAAGAAGAACCTTCTCCAAGGACAAACACTGCCCGGTTTGGTTTTGTGCCGAAGTTCTTTGCCAGATTTAATAAGTTAATGGATTGGGTTTCGATGAAATACGGAAAAATAACCGAAAGATTTATTCAAAAAAGAAAATTGGTATTGTTTGTTTATATCGGCCTGATCCTTCTTACGGTATTTGCATTTTACCGGGTGCCAACCGGTTTCATCCCGGAACAGGACCAGGGCTATTTTATTAATGTTATTCAACTGCCTCCGGGCTCTTCGCTGGAACGAACAGACAAAGTGATCCAAAAAGCAATTGACAGCGTTTTAACTGTGGATGGAGTTAAGAATGCGGTAGCTTTTACCGGCTTTGATGGTGCAACCTTTACCAATGCCTCCAATTCAGGGGTGATTTTTACGGCACTTGAAGATTTTGAAACAAGAAAGAAAAAAGGAATCCGCTTTAAAACATTGCAACAACAGTTAACCGCTAAGATGGCACCTTTTGATGATGCTTTTACGGTAGTTATAGCACCTCCATCTGTACGTGGAATCGGTAATGCAGGAGGATTTAAGATGATGTTGCAGGACAGGGAAGGAGTAGGTATGCAACAATTGCTCCAGGCAGGGTACCAGCTAATGGGAGCCGCCAATCAGGATCCGGCACTCAGTAGCGTATTTACCTTTTTTAATACCAGTTCCCCCCAATTATTTTTTGACCTGGATAAAGAACGGGCGCAAACATTGGGAATCCCTATTGAGGAAATTTCAAGTGCCATGGAAGTATATATGGGCTCCGCTTTTGTAAATGATTTTAATATGCAGGGAAAAACCTTCAGGGTAACTGCACAGGCAGATGGGCAATACAGGTATACCCCCCAGGACCTTACAAGAATCAGGGTGCGAAACAAAAACGGGGAAATGGTACCGCTGAGTGCAGTAGGAGAATTAAAGGACATATCCGGCCCTGCCCGGGTACCCAGGTATAATCTTTATCCTGCGTTGGCACTTTCCGGTAGCGTAAATGCCGGTTACAGTTCAGGAGAAGCCCTGGAAGCTATGGAAAGACTGGCAGACCAGGTACTTCCTGAAGGTATTGATTATGAGTGGACAGAACTGGCCTATCAGCAAAAAGCCACAGGTAATACGGCAGGTATTGCGTTCGGGCTGGCGGTTTTATTTGTATTTCTCTTACTGGCAGCCCAGTATGAAAGCTGGGTGTTACCGCTCGCAGTAATTTTAATTGTTCCCATGTGTTTACTGTCTTCCATGACTGGGGTTGGCATTGTGGGTATGGACAATAATATACTTACCCAAATAGGATTGGTGGTACTGGTAGGTCTGGCAAGTAAAAATGCCATCCTTATCGTTGAATTTGCCAAGCAACTGGAAGACCGCGGTTACAGTTTGGAAGAAGCGGCCAAGGAGGCAGCCCGGTTAAGGCTACGCCCTATCCTGATGACGGCCTTTGCTTTCATCCTGGGAGTGATACCCATGGTACTGGCTACAGGTGCCGGAGCCGAAATGAGGCGTTCATTGGGAACAGCCGTTTTTAGCGGAATGCTGGGGGTTACTTTTTTCGGGTTACTGTTTACGCCTGTATTCTATGTTCTGTGCAGAAAAATAGGAATTAAAAAAACAAAAGCAATTGAATTAAAATAG
- a CDS encoding efflux RND transporter periplasmic adaptor subunit, with amino-acid sequence MKKENLQTMMAILFMAFLGTIIISCGDSNSTGQPPVALATPYILPSTEKITDWDEYIGRFEASERVEIKSRVNGYVESVNFKDGDFVKKGQVLFVIDQRPFYAALKQAEADKLQAEADLQRTTSDYNRVAEVQDTRAVSIEEVEQRKQLARSSEARLMAANARLTQARLDLGYTQIKAPISGKISEKFIDAGNYISGGSANATPLTIILQVSPMHFYFDASEADFFKKTQGSSVSTVSDSKKKVLVKLTNEESFNHEGYMDFVDNEIHQTTGTIRGRAVFNNEDMELESGMFGRARLFGNESEVLLIPEEVITTNQSQKIVYTVGADNSVEVKPIQLGKLYNRKYRIVLGGLTSADKVISGNLLKVRPGVKVNPEQKAFKIEPDSTSLASL; translated from the coding sequence ATGAAAAAAGAAAATTTGCAAACAATGATGGCCATATTGTTTATGGCGTTTCTTGGAACTATCATAATTTCTTGTGGTGATTCCAATAGTACGGGGCAACCCCCCGTTGCTTTAGCAACTCCCTATATACTTCCTTCCACAGAAAAAATTACCGATTGGGATGAATATATAGGACGTTTTGAAGCCTCAGAAAGAGTAGAGATCAAATCCCGGGTAAACGGGTATGTGGAATCTGTGAACTTTAAAGACGGCGATTTTGTAAAAAAAGGCCAGGTACTTTTTGTTATTGACCAGCGTCCGTTTTATGCTGCCTTAAAACAGGCTGAAGCCGATAAACTCCAGGCTGAGGCCGATCTACAGAGAACTACAAGCGATTATAACCGGGTGGCAGAAGTACAGGATACCAGGGCGGTTTCCATAGAAGAAGTTGAGCAACGCAAGCAGCTTGCCCGCTCTTCCGAAGCCCGGTTGATGGCAGCTAATGCCAGGTTAACTCAGGCACGCTTGGATTTGGGATATACTCAGATTAAAGCTCCCATTAGCGGTAAGATCAGTGAAAAGTTTATTGATGCCGGCAATTATATTTCAGGAGGATCGGCTAATGCCACACCTCTTACGATTATTCTTCAGGTTAGTCCTATGCATTTTTATTTTGATGCCAGTGAGGCTGATTTCTTTAAAAAAACTCAGGGATCATCTGTAAGTACTGTGTCTGACTCTAAAAAAAAGGTACTGGTAAAGTTAACCAACGAAGAATCGTTTAACCATGAAGGGTATATGGATTTTGTGGATAACGAGATTCATCAGACTACCGGAACCATAAGGGGAAGAGCTGTTTTCAACAATGAGGACATGGAACTTGAATCAGGTATGTTCGGACGCGCCCGGTTGTTTGGCAACGAATCTGAAGTATTATTGATTCCGGAAGAGGTGATTACGACAAATCAGTCCCAGAAAATTGTATATACGGTGGGGGCAGATAATAGTGTAGAGGTAAAACCAATTCAACTGGGAAAACTGTATAATCGTAAATACAGGATTGTTTTAGGCGGACTGACCTCTGCTGATAAAGTCATAAGTGGCAATTTGCTGAAGGTACGTCCCGGGGTAAAGGTCAATCCCGAACAAAAAGCTTTCAAAATTGAACCGGATAGTACCTCATTGGCATCACTATGA
- a CDS encoding helix-turn-helix domain-containing protein — protein MENIIKFDSICEYNRHYNIKTEHPLVTVIDFSEASVHKSPSKMNFGFYLVMLKDVKCGDMHYGKHYYDYQEGTLVFLAPGQIAGKVVKEGEQKKEEVKDNKKIKLKGYALAFHPDFIKGTSLGRNINNYTFFSYKVNEALHISDQEREIILDCFSKIKFEIKQTIDKHSKTLIVSTIELFLNYCLRFYDRQFITRDHQNQGVLNRFESLLNDYFTSDNPKTIGLPSVGYFASEFNLSSNYFGDLVKKETGKSAQEYIQTKLIDVAKERIFDTTKSVSQIAYELGFKYPQHFTRLFKQRVGHSPNDYRMLN, from the coding sequence ATGGAGAATATAATAAAATTTGACAGCATTTGCGAATATAATAGACATTATAATATAAAAACAGAGCACCCTCTGGTAACAGTTATTGATTTTTCGGAGGCATCCGTTCATAAATCCCCTTCTAAAATGAATTTCGGGTTTTATCTGGTGATGTTGAAAGACGTTAAGTGCGGAGATATGCACTATGGTAAACACTATTATGATTATCAGGAAGGAACACTGGTGTTTCTGGCTCCTGGCCAGATAGCCGGAAAGGTGGTAAAAGAAGGAGAGCAAAAAAAAGAAGAGGTAAAGGATAATAAAAAAATTAAACTCAAAGGATATGCCCTGGCTTTTCACCCGGATTTTATAAAAGGTACTTCGTTAGGGCGTAATATCAACAATTATACATTTTTTTCCTATAAGGTAAATGAAGCATTGCATATTTCAGACCAGGAACGTGAAATAATCCTGGATTGTTTTTCAAAAATTAAATTTGAGATTAAACAAACCATAGACAAGCATAGTAAAACACTTATTGTTTCTACCATAGAATTGTTCCTTAATTACTGTTTGCGTTTTTATGACAGGCAGTTTATTACCAGGGACCATCAAAACCAGGGTGTTTTAAACAGGTTTGAAAGTTTGCTCAATGACTACTTTACATCCGACAACCCTAAAACTATCGGATTGCCCTCAGTAGGGTATTTTGCGTCTGAATTTAATCTTTCGTCAAATTATTTTGGAGATTTGGTAAAAAAAGAGACCGGGAAATCGGCTCAGGAGTATATTCAGACAAAATTGATTGACGTAGCCAAAGAAAGAATTTTTGACACTACCAAATCCGTAAGTCAGATCGCTTATGAACTGGGATTTAAATATCCGCAGCATTTCACCAGGTTGTTCAAACAACGTGTAGGACATTCCCCCAATGATTATCGCATGCTTAATTAA